The nucleotide sequence atttcattttattttcgtCCTGCTTTATTAGTAATATTCTAAAGCATGTTACTACTTTAGATCAATCCAAAtgagtctgtttttttttattcattaacAGTAAATATAACACGAATAACTAAAAATGTATCTATTCAGATATTTATACTATATCACCAATATTTTTAACTATTACAGTAAAACAGTAACCAATAACAGGCACGAAGGTTTACGTTCAATGGGTAGATTTTttagaaaacaataataaaacataaaactgTAGTTTGAAATAATTCGTGTCGTTAGTGTTGACCATTGCTTTTGATATTAATTGAGGGAATCAGCAAAAGCGAATTATCGAGGCAGGCAAAGAAGAagttaacattaacatacaaTTATCGTTAAAGACTACAAATGTGTAAGTTTACAATCATACTTACGaaagaatttaaaatcatggaTACTCTCTGTGCAATTGTTAGTTAACTCCCTTCCTATCCAATGATTACTTTGCATTTCTGAATATCTTCTTTCTGTATACTAATTCTTGCTGTTATGTTAAATCGAATTTCAACCTTTCGCATTATTGTTATCTTCATACTTGATAAcattgttacaataataataaattaatgctTAGAACCTGAAAAGAATGCAAGTTAAATTACTTGAGACATGTCAACGCCAAATGATGTTACATGTTATATATGGACGTTATGTTGTTCACATTAAGTTAAAAgattttaactttaaaacattttaaatttacaaattaacaACGAATTAAATTAACACATTGGTCTGGACAAAGGAAAGGACGTAGTGAATGACGACATTTGTGTCTTTATAAGATTTCCACTTTATTAAAGTGAATTTTGTGTAGATTGAAAATAGCTATCAAACTATCTACCTTACAGGATTACTGAAGAGAGGAGCATGATTCATAAACTCGAGAAATGTTCATGAGAAAATTACTTACCTAAGAGGAAAGTTGTTCACCGTGTCAGATAGAAATGTGATTATCAAAATGCATAATTGAAATCACGGCAATCTTCTCTCTTCGTTTAATTGAAGAAATAGCAATAAGGTACGTCCGGTATTCAGTGAACACTCCTTAATCAAAATGGCGACTGGCTGAATACCAGACGGCTCAGTCATCCTTACTGGTAATTGGTTGACCTCGATGTTCATATTGAAATATTCGTCAAGTTATTATTCagcttgtttgttttctttttatcagATTTGAAGTTAGACTTTACCCTTCTTACTGGTTTTATCGCGCTATTGTTACCCAGCATTCACATCTTCTTTAAAGCAGTACATATGTTAGACTATCTTAAATTATACTTCATATATTTTGGATAAGTAAAGGTATATCTATATACCTTCAGCATAAAATGTCAACCAAAAATGATGTATAAAAAGAAACTATGTGTAAAATTATGCTACGCATGCAGCAGCCATATTGGTTCTCAGCTCCGAGACAGAGCGTAATCTATGATGGCATGAAGAAGTTCTGCATCGAAAATTATTCAAACTGAATTTTTGTTTCGTTTCATCATTTTATATGAACTTGTTTTGATAAGAAATCACTAAATATGTATCAATTGTTAAAACGAAATCGATTTCTTAATTTCAATTCAAACGACTGAAGAGTCATAACaataattaaagtatatattCGTTTATATTTCGCTCTCATATTACAGAATCCTTTAAACGAGGCCATCTCATCAATTTACACTGTTGAAATAGTCGTTGACGCTATTTATTTGTTCGTGAAGGTTAATGAAATTTTTATCTGATACACCGATGACTGCTCGTTGTTGTGAGTTTGTATAGGCAGGTCTCATGATAGTACAACCACTCAATGAAAGACAAAGTCCAACAAAAATTAAATGCAAACCACAGAATCTTGATAAGATAAGATATAGGGGCGatcatgataaataataatatgctGTGTGACTATGGATCATGTCTGCATTTACACAATATTATATGGTTTACTTTTGACTTTCGTATAGCAGGCAGTGCATatatgatggtgatgatgacgtATGGGGTATACTGGTGATCAAAACCACAATAGTTTATACAGGGTAACACCTCAATGAGTTAACTAAGGAATGTCTCTTATACACAAAGATAATATGTAGTGAACATATTTTCATCCTTCAATCGTCACCCACATACTTATAGGTTTCAGTAAATAATAATTAGAACAACGAATAATACAGGTCCGAAGTAATTTAGACCAATCAGTAGTTTGAAATGTCAACCGAAAACACAACACCCATTTTACATTGAAGAAGTGCAAATAGTAAAAACGTACCTTATCGGTATTGAAAGATTATAATGACATATTTGTAGCTATCATTTCTACACCGTCAAAAGCTaggaaaatatcatatttaaggtACAGGTGCCCATGGCAACTATCATCTCACAAGTCAGTACAAGTTAAGACTTAAGTACGAATATCACACTTTATTTGCTAACAAATGTTTCCTACAACAATCATCGTATTGACAAGGCCTGACGACATGGGTTTAAAGGAGCCAGGGCCAATAAGGGGTCCTGGGAAAATATTAAGGAAGCCGGGAAAGTGAGGCCCTGTGGGCTAGAGAAGCTTGTTCTCATATTCTGATATACTTCAAGGAAAATAAATAGTGTAGAACAGGAGCTAAGTGACGTTGTTTTTCCAGAGGACGGACTTGGCTTTCAATGAATTTAGTGTTGAATGTCGAAAGTTCTTCTTTAGTGTCCCTTGCGTACGCAGCAATGTATTCTTTTAATTACGATTTATAAATAAAAGATTTAGTCTTCGCGGACTTTATTTTTTCGATAGCTGTATTTTTGTTGTCCGCAAGGGTTAATAATGTGGGTGTATAATTATTCAGTTACCATATTTTGATACAACAAAGTACTACCACCAACCGTTCAGATATCTGCATGGTATTTAAACTGTTTAAACATGACAAGCCTACATACAATGCCAGGCAAACCCAATGTGAAGAGTATCTACTTGGAATAAATACCGGCTTTAGCCTGTAACTTTTGTCAGGGGAAGTTATATAGCTCAATGGTATTGGGTTGTTCTGTATTTTATGTCCAGTTGAAAAGGCCATAGAATATGCACTATTCTAATGAATAGTATACATCTGTACGATGGTGGAGCATACTAGCGTGACAAGCTGTCCATGATAAGTTAAGATAATTCAAAGTGGACTCAGGAACTGTCCGTGGAAAATACTGAACAAGTTTGCGTATTGATCTGTACCTGAACACAAATAAGGCAAATGACAACATAGAAGAAATATGGGTAACTATACTGTCATAAATAGTGTATTCAAACTGTTAGGTACTGGCAAGAAAGAAACATATACAGAATTACGTTTCATGATATCCGTGCGTAAAGATAtgagcaggcgcgtatccaggattttctaacccggggggcgcgaattactatctaagcggagcgccaccatcggttggcgcggagcgtacaagaaaatttctggttttgataccccccagatcaccggaaatggcacttctcgggcttgaaaatgaccaaccagatgtacacttttgcctgagaaccaagtatttcccaaaagttttttccatccataacctttttgaagattgtcaccagtcacacatcatgttcgacctcattgcatgtaatatggatcattgcttttgtaggttattctacgtcacggcccacaatatccgaaagccccacttttcaaggttttaagcccattacttgttgagaatttgaaaattcacttttctcgtgaataaaatcacttcaaaacatacccatgttgcacaaaattcaatctatagacaaccaatatagaaaaacctccttgaacccctaacagacaggtgaaaattgaacgagtagaggaaagtatgatgaagaatgttggtgaggaaattttggaaaattccgacacagttaatttattggtacatgtacaaatattgcaacctcttataatggcttttacaaaacttggttgaaggaacagaaaaatagcagatatttccgatatcaggtatatcgaaaccgaacacttcactcataggcgtaggtcccgtaggaggcgggggctgcagcccccccccccccaattgttttcccatttttttcgggcacctactgaaagaaaaataaatagcaatgaatagcttaaaatgatctccttggtaattataataaagttgtaagcttggccgacattactactgtaaaagagagttttgacataaatggatctgtatgctttttctccatctacataagacatttggttgtttacattagcatccggcggtatactgtgcaactttgacggaccgtgcggtagacgatgccatacaatgtaatgaccgatcttgcctatatgatattggcatcgacatgcTCAatgcgcgcttcgcgcgcgaaaaatgttggcttttttttcgggcaagtcattacagcccccaaatccaatctggctcctacgcctttgactacacacattgacagtttttgaggctgttcatcgtggaacatgcatttcaatgctcattgatatgatgttatatctgctctttgctttacaaattcgaaaaggcgtgtagcgagtaattgccaagggagggcgaagcctgtaggcaaactatgagttggcgcgaagcgtacaagaaaaattttggccgaaaatgcctcccagatcgctggaaatgacacttcccaggccttgtaagttgcatctaagcattgtctattttgaaattactagcgatgtcataaagaaaatttgctcgggggggggggggcggtcgcccccttcccgaaatgcgttatgttccccgacgactcggtcgagttcaagtacattagtgagagaggaaaaacggaaacgtcaaaaatggagttgtcggggtaaggggtagggtgaggcgcacaccccctacgtaatccttgatctgtcactggctaccctgtgtatataatagggatctttctcttcccgaggtcttggctatcttctactccctccttttctcctttttctctcttttttctttttcttttcccttccttcctctcctccttttcttttttcccctccttttcccttttttcttctctttattttctctcctcttttccttacccggggggcgcgcgcccccaacgccccccccccccggatacgcacctgatgAGAATCAAACCGTTCCACCTTTAccaataacatacaaatatacaagcGGCCGTTTTCACACGAATCTTGTTTAAACGATAACAGAAATAGCACGAGTCAACTGAATTTGATCGCTTCTTCAAAAGTTATTAACGAACCTACCGTGATCAACTCATGGTACCGATATGATGCTTCATGAGATTCATGTTTCGTGGAACTAGATAGGACCGATATGATAACTTCCTATACGTTGATTTTGTTCGAGTGGGAATCCCCATTGTACATGTATGGTAGGatgtgaattttattgtcaacaaCATTTTGATTCAAATCATGTAGAACAAGGAGTACAGGACATAGCACATGGTAGATCTTGGGAATGCTTATCACATAATTTATATTACAGTATAACAGGAAGCAATAAAGAAGGGATGAAAATGCCAATTCGAACAGATTAAGGGCAAAATATTCTCTGCATCATTTTGGActtcaaatgaaaaacaaaaacaacacaagGAAAAGTCAAAATAGATTAGTTTGCAcacttgtaaatatatatcttgtatACCACTTTCCCAGGGAAGTTATTTAATTCGCAAGAACATAGCAGAAACTATTGTAGATGAGGAGCTTTGTAACGGGTATAAGTTCATTAATTTCGTTGCTAGAATACATGTCAAACAGCGTAACACATTATAAACTGCTTTACCCAACGTAACTACCTGTAAATTCCCAGGTGCGGATCCAAAGGGATGAGGGTCTCACCCCTTCCACCTTGTAAACGCCATACTAAATATTAATAGTTATTAGCAACCTTGCATGTAGCTTTAATATGCCCCAGAATTtcgtttttatatttttcccTCAAATGATAGTCGGCTTGAACGACCACAGGACCACATCCACTCTTTTGAATAAATACTGGATTCGTTTTTGATTCCTTAGACTTCACAAAGCCATTCTGTTCTTTGCAATATCCTAGATAATGTTTCTTCAACTCTTTACTTACGTCTCTGtgccataaaaaaatatatattgagttGATACGGATTGGCATTCAAAATATTTTCGCTGCAATTTACGTCAATAACATGATGATACCGTTACCAAGGTAATGTACACATTAAAACATGGTTACTTCTCTTGATGGGAAAATGTGAACGATCTAGTTTAAGAATGGATTTATGGTCACAAGATTATAGgcattttgtcaaattttagaactacaaaattaaaactgaattttgtggattaaaataattatcataaatatCCTACTGACATATTGAGATTCTTGAAGTACACATACCGAAGTCATTAATGTAGCAATGAATGTAGACATGAAGGCTAAAAACGTCTCTGAAACTAGAGATGGATTTGTAAGAATTGTCAATGTAATAGATACAGTACCCTAGATTGACTACAGATTTGTGCGATTCTTGTCTAAAAATGCATTAATTTGAAAAAGTCATTAGGTTacaatcaagggcgtaggaaccggggggctgggggggggggcgccagcccccccagtgaaaaatgtggaggggcggaagtatcattccgccccccccccccgcttcgcaagtcagaaaacccctttttcatttccaaatgagaaaaaaaaacaatttggagcaccaaattgcatctatggccaggtgaaaatacaaaattatgtttacaaaatgtagtgggtgttgaagtgtgctatattgcaccaaattgcatctgaggccacctggaaacgcaaaaaaaatccaaaggtcggccatcagtcttcagccccccccccccactcaaaagtaccttcctacgccaatgGTTACAATTGTGCGAAATTGAAATAAAGTAGTTATGTCACTGcaataattatgaaaattacTTTAATGAGCAGTTATAGAGATTCTTTGTTACTAAGATGTTATCTTGTCAATGAAACATCATTAAGATTGTTTGTCGTGTCCGACTTCTCTTGAATATGTTCTCATCCGATAATTTCAGTTTGTCAGGATGAAAAGTGTCTCTTTGTCCAACTCACCATGATAAAGATTATCTGTTGATTATTCTTCTGCGACCAATATGTCTTTATTAAGATTGTCTTTGGTAAATAACTGTTTATGATTATTGTTGGATCCAGTGTGTCATAATACAGACTGTTTACAGTGTTCAACCTTTCATAATTAAGACTGTCGGGTTAATCTAACATCTCTTGATTATCAATATCTGCTGTTTCCAACTCTTTATAATATAGATTGCCTTTAGTGTCCAAACCTGTCATCCTTAAGATCATCCAAGGAATTGTACATTTCTCGATTAACATTGTTGGTTGTGCCCAACTCGTCATAATTGAAATGATTTAGTGTCCAAACTGTCATGATTGAAATGATTTAGTGTCCAAACTGTCATGATTGAAATGATTTAGTGTCCAAACTGTCATGATTAACTTCGTCCAATGAGTCTGATGCATCCTTATCAACATTGCTGTAGTGTCTGCAGTGTCCAACGCCTCATTTGTCTGCAGTGTCCAACTTGTTACAATTAATATTGTCCAAAGAGCCTGACGTATCTTGTTTATCATTGTTTGTTGTGCCCAACTCCTCATTTGTCTGTATTGTCCAACTTGTCATCATTAACATTGTCCAATGAGTCTAATGTGTCTTGTTTATCACTGTTTGATGTGTCCAACTCTTCATGAATTAAATTGTCTGTAGTGTCCAACTTACCATCATAATGATTGTCTAATGAATCTAATTTGTCTTGATTAAGATTGTATGCTGAGTCCAACTTGTCATGGTTTAAATTGTCTGTTGTGCCCAGCTTGTCGTCATTAACATTGTCCAAAGAGCTTGGCCCATCATCTTTATCATTGTCTGTTTTGCCCAACTTGTCTACATTAAGATTGTCAAAAGAGCTAGGCCTATCTTCTTTATCATTCTTTGTTGTGCCCAACTTTCCATGACTGCAATTGTCTGAGTTGTCCAACTTGTCATCATTAGGATCGTCCAATGAGTCTAACGTGTCTTGGCTAACATTGTTGGCTGTGTCCAACTCATCATCACTTAAATTGTCATTCCTGTCCAACCTGTCCAATGAATCCAAAGTGTCTTCATTAACATTGTCCACTGTGTCCATTCTTGTAGGACTATGATCATCATTTTTGTCAGTTATATTATCCTCTTCTAACCAACCCTCTTCCTCGTTAAATACCGCAGGGTTCAACTTGATCGAATATGAATTTGCTGCATTATGAGTCCTTTTGTGTATTTCTAAATTCGAACTCCTACAAAATGTTTTTCCACAGGTTTCACATTTAAACTGTTTCTCTTTAGTGTGAACTTTTTCGTGCGATCTCAGGTTGTAGATCCTACGAAAAAACTTCCCACATTTGAGGCACTGATGTGGTTTCTCTCCAGTGTGAATTTTTTCGTGGGTTTTCAAGTGATGAGACAATTTAAATGCTTTGTCACATAAtttacactgataaggtttctcgAGAGAATGCACTTTCTGGTGCCTTGTCAAATCTGACTTTTGAAAGAAACATTTCTGACATTTGGTACACTGAAATGGTTTTTCGCCGCTGTGGATCTGCTGATGTTTGATTAAAACGTGTTTCTGATTGAAGGCCTTATCACAGGTCTGGCATTGGAACGGTCTTTCTGTTGAGTGATTCTTCTCATGTGATTTCCAATTACTGACCCGGTTAAAGGCCTTTTGACAAATAGTGCACTGATAAATTTTCTCTCCAGAATGTACAATCTCGTGGGTTTTTAAATGTTGCAGTAACTTGAACGACTTTGGACATAGGACACATTGAAAAGGCTTTTCTCCAGAATGGGTGCTTTCGTGTCGTGTTAAACTGTGCTTTCGGGTGAAGGACTTCTCACAGAGCGTGCAATGAAATAATTTCTCCGCAGAATGAATTCTTACATGTACTCGTAAATGGTGTACGTGTCTGAAAGCCTTCTGACAAATTTCGCATTGAAATGGCCTCTCTTCTGAATGGGACTTTTCATGTCGCTGTAGACTGTTCTTCTGGGTGAAAGATTTCTGACAGATCCCACAATGAAATGCTTTCTCGGCAGTGTGAACTACTTCGTGTACTCTCAAATGGTGCATAAGACGGAAAGCCTTCTTGCAGACTTTGCACTGATACGGTCTCTCTCCAGAGTGAATTCTCTCGTGCTTCTTCAAGTTATCACTTTTACTAAAACACTTGCCACAAGTTTTACATTGATGCAGCCTATCACTTGACTGAATATGAGTCTTCTCATGTTCTTTCAACAAAAGTTGAACACTAAAAGATTTGTAGCATTTTTTACATTGATTTGGTTTCTCCGAGGAGTAACTGTCTTCTTCACCAGTTTGTTCATCTGTAGTATGATCGCTGTCTGCTTTTTCTTCATCTCTGGGAATAAAGACTGGATGTCCATGTATATACTTCATGTGCTTCAAAAGGTATCGATGAATTGTGAATTGATCACCGCATTCTTCGCAACAAAAGCTCTGTACATCTGTGTATTCAACAAGACAGGAAAGAACACACTTGAACTTAAAACAGTTTCATAAATTGAACTTGATTTTATACTTGTTTTAAGTTGATAATGAAAAACATCTTAATGTTTGTAATTGTAACGCCCATAAGATATATGATACTCCATTCCTATCAATGTGAACATAGCTAAGAATATTTACATTAATTGGGAAATGATCTGATTTGGTTGTTTCTTCACCAACTGCCAGACAGAACACTTAAGTAAACTCTTAAATGAATTTGCAGAAATTTGTTTCTCCAAGACGATTAAGTGTTTGTTTGGTAAACTAAACTCAGCTTTGGAGGTTGTCTGACGCATTACATTGTGTACATCATATTCATATTGCACTGTTAGTATAGTATTCCCAAAATAGGTAAACTAATAAATTGGTATCTCCCCAAGGCCTGTGTTCACTTCACCAAACCAGCACATATCTCTGACAGCATATAAACTGGTCATTGCTGTATTGCTGCAATTTGCAGACAACCAAAAGGTAAGACAGCGTTGTCCGAAGAACAGTGTTAActtatacaacaacaacagaaacagAGGGAAAATGGAGCAGACATTGGTTTACTTCTCCAGGCAGTTAACATTTACCATCAATTGgttaaattcaaatattttcaaatatgacttttattccatatttttttcacattCTGTATTGTACAAACTtcaatttataacatttttggGTTGCTCACCTTTGAAATGTTCTAAAAGATTTTGTAGGATAATGGTCAGTTTTGGATTTCCTAAAGATTACCAAACGTCTGAAGAAAAGGggaaaacaaaacttttctttgcacttgttttcttgtttaatcATCTTACCATCTTCTGGTGGAACATCCTCAGCTATAATAGCAACATCCTCTTCCTCACCATTATTGAGTTCAGCAAAAACAACAGGaaactctgaaatagatcaaaaatattattatgaGTCTGTTAAAGTACATGTATAACAAAACTAAACTTAACAAAACTATTGCAAAACTCCAATGAGGCTTGATGACTGTGTGTTACTAATTCCCTAAACTGACGCATGCTGGTTTtgaatgacccttgacctccacaACACACACATATGGCTTTCTTTCTCCTCATCAAGAGGCTAGGCATCCTGACATATACATACTTAGAATGAGAGGCATCAAAATTTCCTTGCTTGAAACATCACACTTAccatattttcataatttaatgACAGCTATActaaattgacctttgaccttcactgAAAACAACAGGTTTCATCCGCATAACTTTGGAAAAGTGTTCCATATTTTATACCTCAGATATAgtatttgtgtaaaagtaagtaggcctgatgtttcgatcctagcaggatcaatttcagaggctgaatgacaagtaacaggaacagaagggacaaatacacgcacagaatacagacaggttaatgagcatggtgaacacaaaagagataaaagtaagaaaactatttgacaagggatggagagaagaatgaaaccaacagggggaagaggggAAAGATACACTGTAGAGGGACTAAGAGAGGataagggaagagggtagggaataCACTAGAGaaagacaaagacagaaaagtgtggagaaaaaaggtggaagagagctCCAAGAAGAGGGGTGGCAGAGGGGGAAACaaagggagatggagggggggggagcagaagaaaggttagtcatgtccttcctgaatgttgagcccatgaggttgaatggtgcacAGGCATTTCATCGACAgtctctctctctgctgatgTGTACTAGGTTAGGatggctacctaaggattcaatcccctgtggggacatgtcattaatggtgtggttgggaaggttaaagtgctCTCCAatctggggtctcagtcttcatggtgttgactgtggatctgtgaccatagaactgcttcttgagggtggttttggttttaccaacatactggatgatgcaaactctacaagagatcaaaTAGATGACATTAGatgttgtgcaagtgatgtgacccttagtcttgtgtgtgagttgggtGCTGTGGCTGGTAATgaaattggattcaacaatatGGTGGCTTCAGACGATGCATCTAGAAGTACAATcgcatttgaaagtaccatgatgaatgggtgtagggttagaagtacgaggtggaacagcagcacacACAAGAAGGTCTTGTAGGTTGCGTGGacgtctgtaggcgatggtgggtttttcagggaTGGCTCGTTGGATTCTATCTGAAGTTAGGAGAATGTTGCGATTGTTAGAGGTGGTTTGCTGAataggaggaagatttgggtggaaagtagcAACCAGATGGAGCTTGTCGTCTCAATCTCTTCCCTTTTTGAACTTCACTGACAATGTTCATGATCTGGATAGGGAgtggactctctgaatggctccatttacccttctggcactatggcccctgacAGTAAGGTGTTTTTCTAAAACATCTGTATGACAAATGatagaggaattgttagagcaaatgagACGAAGACCAAGTGCTTGACCGTTGGTAAATTCCAAACTTGCAGTGGCAGAGCTGGCAGCTAGAAGTGTGAAGGTACTGGTGTGTGTCTaagggcttggtgtataagtatAGTACTTGCACGTTATGCCTATTTTGACCTCTAACATCCATCAGCATCAGACTATCGTCCAATTAACACATGGCTCCTTCCAGATTAGAGTTAATTCATACAAAGTATGAGATCAATACATGTAACATTCACTAAAATTTGTGAGAATGTAAAACTGTGACATATCTGCCGCCCTCAACTTCCTTCGACTGACATCGGGTCATAGAAAGTGTTAGATCCATGAAACATTCACTTACTGAAATACCATATTTAAAAGAATTCCACATTTGTGACATATGACACACTCAAATGACTTTTAACTGCCAATCTTTgcattaaaaataattaataaaattggACATCCACATTTACTGTAAAGATTAGGAGATCctagcttcctttcttgaaagTTTCTACAGTCTTAGTATATATTGACCTCTGATGACTtctaatgacctttgatctccactaCAAGCAATAGGGTTTACTTAGCAATTGTGTATCCACATGAGAAGCATCATATATGAACGGAAGAAATTATTTAATGGCAAAGTGGGAAATAGTCGGTTTATGAGCATTCAGA is from Apostichopus japonicus isolate 1M-3 chromosome 16, ASM3797524v1, whole genome shotgun sequence and encodes:
- the LOC139983653 gene encoding uncharacterized protein, whose amino-acid sequence is MTKITEVKRRTKTSFLTGSTLLSVTSQSIIRIIMTEEADRGLLVTAVENAKESGNTLNQKTTPEQGTSDTIVKVKIEVDEETPTEDETWDDEFPVVFAELNNGEEEDVAIIAEDVPPEDDVQSFCCEECGDQFTIHRYLLKHMKYIHGHPVFIPRDEEKADSDHTTDEQTGEEDSYSSEKPNQCKKCYKSFSVQLLLKEHEKTHIQSSDRLHQCKTCGKCFSKSDNLKKHERIHSGERPYQCKVCKKAFRLMHHLRVHEVVHTAEKAFHCGICQKSFTQKNSLQRHEKSHSEERPFQCEICQKAFRHVHHLRVHVRIHSAEKLFHCTLCEKSFTRKHSLTRHESTHSGEKPFQCVLCPKSFKLLQHLKTHEIVHSGEKIYQCTICQKAFNRVSNWKSHEKNHSTERPFQCQTCDKAFNQKHVLIKHQQIHSGEKPFQCTKCQKCFFQKSDLTRHQKVHSLEKPYQCKLCDKAFKLSHHLKTHEKIHTGEKPHQCLKCGKFFRRIYNLRSHEKVHTKEKQFKCETCGKTFCRSSNLEIHKRTHNAANSYSIKLNPAVFNEEEGWLEEDNITDKNDDHSPTRMDTVDNVNEDTLDSLDRLDRNDNLSDDELDTANNVSQDTLDSLDDPNDDKLDNSDNCSHGKLGTTKNDKEDRPSSFDNLNVDKLGKTDNDKDDGPSSLDNVNDDKLGTTDNLNHDKLDSAYNLNQDKLDSLDNHYDGKLDTTDNLIHEELDTSNSDKQDTLDSLDNVNDDKLDNTDK